In Alphaproteobacteria bacterium, the following proteins share a genomic window:
- a CDS encoding aminotransferase class III-fold pyridoxal phosphate-dependent enzyme, producing MIDPVLPVYRRSELTITHGKGSYLFDDKNRRYLDFATGIAVNGLGHCHPHLVEALQAQVAQ from the coding sequence GTGATAGATCCCGTATTGCCCGTATATCGCCGCTCTGAGCTGACCATTACTCATGGCAAGGGGAGTTATTTGTTTGATGATAAAAACCGTCGCTATCTGGATTTTGCCACAGGAATCGCCGTAAATGGATTAGGACATTGCCACCCGCATTTGGTTGAAGCACTCCAAGCCCAGGTGGCGCAGC